Proteins from one Corynebacterium epidermidicanis genomic window:
- a CDS encoding 30S ribosomal protein bS22, which translates to MGSVIKKRRKRMSKKKHRKMLRRTRVQRRKLGK; encoded by the coding sequence ATGGGTTCCGTTATTAAGAAGCGTCGCAAGCGCATGTCCAAGAAGAAGCACCGCAAGATGCTGCGCCGTACTCGCGTTCAGCGTCGTAAGCTCGGCAAGTAA